One region of Oceanidesulfovibrio indonesiensis genomic DNA includes:
- the wecB gene encoding non-hydrolyzing UDP-N-acetylglucosamine 2-epimerase translates to MNIVTIVGARPQFVKAAVVSRAMQRAAENGVAVQESIIHTGQHYDHGMSSIFFEEMDIPQPVCDLGVHGLSHGGMTGRMLEGIENYLLDQRPDRVLVYGDTNSTLAGALAAAKLGIPAAHVEAGLRSYNRSMPEEINRVLTDHASTILFCPTAAAMDNLAAEGVADEPGRRRVVYSGDVMYDAFLYYQARNRPPGFPVPEEYALATVHRAENTDDPGRLAELVRSLNDVAGRLPVVLPLHPRTRARMEQAGLAFSDDVLAAPSVGYLEMLHLLQGCRLVLTDSGGLQKEAFFQQRPCVTLRSETEWTELVDLGVNRIAGTRTADVAACVEHFLSHEPDWSARPYGDGHAAETIVEWLCMPAW, encoded by the coding sequence ATGAATATCGTCACCATCGTCGGAGCGCGGCCGCAGTTCGTGAAAGCCGCCGTGGTCTCGCGCGCAATGCAACGCGCTGCGGAAAACGGCGTGGCGGTGCAGGAATCCATCATCCACACCGGCCAGCACTACGACCACGGGATGTCGAGCATCTTCTTCGAGGAAATGGATATCCCCCAGCCGGTGTGCGACCTCGGGGTGCACGGCCTTTCCCACGGCGGCATGACCGGCCGCATGCTCGAAGGAATCGAGAATTACCTGCTGGACCAGCGGCCCGATCGCGTGCTCGTGTACGGCGATACGAACTCCACCCTGGCCGGCGCTCTGGCCGCGGCAAAGCTCGGCATCCCGGCTGCCCACGTGGAGGCTGGGCTGCGCAGCTACAACCGCAGCATGCCCGAGGAGATCAACAGAGTTCTGACGGACCACGCATCAACCATACTGTTCTGCCCGACCGCGGCGGCCATGGACAACCTCGCCGCCGAGGGCGTCGCAGACGAGCCAGGCAGACGGCGGGTCGTTTACAGCGGGGACGTGATGTACGATGCGTTCCTGTATTATCAGGCCAGGAACCGGCCGCCCGGGTTCCCCGTGCCGGAGGAGTACGCCCTGGCCACCGTGCACCGCGCAGAGAACACCGACGATCCGGGGCGCCTGGCCGAGCTGGTCCGCAGCCTGAATGACGTGGCCGGACGGCTGCCCGTGGTTCTGCCGCTGCATCCGCGCACGCGGGCCAGGATGGAGCAGGCAGGATTGGCTTTCTCGGACGACGTGCTCGCCGCGCCCAGCGTTGGGTATCTGGAGATGCTCCACCTGCTGCAGGGGTGCAGGCTGGTGCTCACGGACAGCGGCGGCCTGCAGAAGGAAGCGTTTTTCCAGCAGCGGCCGTGCGTCACTCTGCGTTCGGAAACGGAGTGGACAGAACTGGTGGACCTGGGCGTAAACCGCATAGCCGGGACCAGGACAGCGGACGTGGCGGCTTGCGTGGAGCACTTTCTATCGCATGAGCCCGACTGGTCCGCCCGGCCATACGGCGACGGTCACGCCGCGGAGACCATTGTGGAATGGCTCTGCATGCCGGCATGGTAG
- a CDS encoding Gfo/Idh/MocA family oxidoreductase, which produces MSATSRIAIIGSGYWGKNLIRNFHQLGALGLIVDTNQQTLAEFRKQYPDVRTSTRLEDALNDPSIEGVVVATPAETHYDIARRALLAGKHAYVEKPLVLEERHGEELIAIADERELILMVGHLLHYHPAFIKLKELVASGDFGRINYIYSNRLNLGKIRREENALWSFAPHDISMILALAGEFPASVQASGGYYLHSSIADVTMTNLDFPSGLKAHVFVSWLHPFKEQKLIVVGDRKMAVFNDTLPWEEKLVTYPHQINWTNGVPTPQKADGTPVPVEPDEPLKRECMHFLECIGHGCVSMTDGREGLNVLRVLVGAQRSLEKAGAPVSLTNAETPATAPFVHETAVIDPGVEIADGVKIWHFSHILKNTTIGQNTNIGQNVMVGPDVDVGSGCKIQNNVSVYKGVTLEDNVFCGPSMVFTNVHTPRAHVNRMDQVRPTLVRTGATLGANSTIVCGHTIGAYAFIGAGAVVTRDVPDHALMVGNPARRIGWMCACGERLTNDLLCPACSATYTKRGNSLVEVAPVEPVERIPKF; this is translated from the coding sequence ATGAGCGCCACATCACGCATCGCCATCATCGGTTCAGGCTATTGGGGCAAGAACCTTATCCGCAACTTCCACCAGCTCGGCGCGCTCGGGCTCATTGTGGACACCAACCAGCAGACCCTGGCCGAGTTCCGCAAGCAGTACCCGGACGTGCGCACCAGCACCAGGCTGGAAGACGCCCTGAACGACCCGTCCATCGAGGGCGTGGTGGTGGCCACGCCGGCCGAGACCCACTACGACATCGCACGCCGTGCTTTGCTCGCCGGCAAGCACGCATACGTGGAAAAGCCCCTCGTGCTGGAGGAACGCCACGGTGAAGAACTCATCGCCATCGCCGACGAACGCGAGCTTATCCTGATGGTCGGGCACCTGCTCCACTACCACCCGGCGTTCATCAAGCTGAAGGAGCTCGTCGCCTCCGGCGACTTCGGCCGTATCAACTATATATACTCCAACCGGCTCAACCTCGGCAAAATCCGCCGGGAAGAAAATGCCCTCTGGTCCTTCGCGCCGCACGACATCTCCATGATCCTGGCTCTGGCGGGCGAGTTCCCAGCGTCGGTCCAGGCCAGCGGCGGCTACTATCTGCACAGCAGCATCGCCGACGTGACCATGACCAACCTGGACTTCCCCTCCGGGCTCAAGGCGCACGTCTTCGTCTCCTGGCTGCACCCCTTCAAGGAGCAGAAACTCATCGTGGTGGGCGACCGCAAGATGGCCGTCTTCAACGACACACTGCCCTGGGAGGAAAAACTCGTCACCTACCCCCACCAGATCAACTGGACCAACGGTGTGCCCACCCCCCAGAAGGCGGACGGCACACCGGTCCCCGTGGAGCCGGACGAACCGCTCAAGCGCGAGTGCATGCATTTTCTGGAATGCATCGGCCACGGCTGCGTCTCCATGACCGACGGCCGCGAGGGCCTGAACGTGCTGCGCGTGCTCGTGGGCGCGCAACGCTCGCTGGAAAAAGCCGGCGCTCCGGTCTCCCTGACCAATGCCGAGACGCCGGCCACCGCTCCGTTCGTGCATGAAACAGCGGTGATCGACCCTGGCGTCGAAATAGCAGACGGCGTGAAGATCTGGCATTTTTCCCATATCCTCAAAAACACCACCATCGGCCAGAACACGAACATCGGCCAGAACGTGATGGTCGGCCCGGATGTGGATGTGGGCTCCGGCTGCAAAATCCAGAACAACGTCTCGGTGTACAAGGGCGTAACCCTGGAGGACAACGTGTTCTGCGGCCCCTCCATGGTCTTCACCAACGTGCACACCCCGCGGGCCCATGTGAACCGCATGGACCAGGTGCGGCCCACCCTGGTGCGCACGGGCGCAACCCTTGGCGCAAACTCCACCATCGTCTGCGGCCACACCATCGGCGCGTACGCGTTCATTGGCGCCGGCGCCGTGGTCACGCGGGACGTGCCGGACCACGCACTCATGGTGGGCAACCCGGCGCGGCGCATCGGCTGGATGTGCGCCTGCGGAGAGCGCCTTACCAACGATCTCCTCTGCCCTGCATGCAGCGCGACCTACACGAAGAGAGGCAACAGCCTCGTCGAGGTCGCCCCCGTGGAACCTGTTGAACGAATCCCCAAATTCTAG
- a CDS encoding DegT/DnrJ/EryC1/StrS family aminotransferase: MLPFIDLKAQQDRIRQEVEQRILAVLDHGKYIMGPEVAELERRLAEFTGVKHAIGCSSGTDALLLSLMAHGVGPGDAVFTTPFTFIATAEVVSLLGATPVFVDIDPDTYNIDPASLQQTVDTLGSHDRFKNLTARGIIGVDLFGLPADYESLGAIAEDYGLFVLEDAAQSFGASTNGRRAGNLAHSAATSFFPAKPLGGYGDGGAVFTSDDEFADAMRSIRIHGKGADKYDNVRVGLNARLDTLQAAILLPKLDIFEEEIELRGHVAGRYNELLGAVDGVAVPEIPKGNISAWAQYTIRVPERDHVQAALKDAGVPTAIYYPKPLHLQTAYASLGYVEGDFPVSEQAAREVLSLPMHPYLSEKDQDTIAHAVKAALS, from the coding sequence ATGCTCCCCTTCATCGACCTCAAAGCACAGCAGGACCGCATCCGCCAGGAAGTGGAACAGCGCATTCTGGCTGTGCTCGATCATGGCAAGTACATCATGGGCCCGGAAGTGGCCGAGCTGGAACGCAGGCTTGCCGAGTTTACCGGCGTCAAACACGCCATAGGCTGCTCCAGCGGCACGGACGCTCTGCTGCTCTCGCTCATGGCGCACGGCGTAGGCCCGGGCGACGCCGTGTTCACCACCCCGTTCACCTTTATCGCCACGGCCGAGGTGGTCTCGCTTCTGGGAGCGACGCCCGTGTTCGTGGACATCGATCCCGACACGTACAACATCGATCCGGCCAGTCTGCAGCAAACAGTGGACACCCTGGGATCGCACGATCGTTTCAAAAATTTGACAGCACGCGGCATCATCGGCGTGGACCTATTCGGCCTGCCGGCTGATTACGAAAGCCTCGGCGCAATCGCCGAGGACTACGGCCTGTTCGTGCTGGAGGACGCCGCTCAGTCTTTTGGCGCGTCCACCAACGGCCGCCGCGCCGGCAACCTGGCGCATTCCGCCGCCACCAGCTTCTTCCCGGCCAAACCCTTGGGCGGATACGGCGACGGCGGCGCCGTGTTCACCAGCGACGACGAGTTCGCGGACGCGATGCGCTCCATCCGCATTCACGGCAAGGGTGCGGACAAATACGACAACGTGCGCGTGGGATTGAACGCCAGGCTGGACACGTTGCAGGCTGCCATTCTACTGCCCAAGCTGGACATCTTCGAGGAAGAGATCGAGCTGCGCGGCCACGTGGCCGGACGCTACAACGAGCTGCTCGGCGCCGTGGACGGCGTTGCCGTGCCGGAGATTCCGAAGGGCAACATCAGCGCCTGGGCGCAGTACACCATCCGCGTCCCCGAACGTGACCACGTGCAGGCCGCACTCAAGGACGCCGGCGTGCCCACGGCCATCTACTATCCCAAACCGTTGCACCTGCAGACGGCGTACGCGAGCCTGGGATACGTGGAAGGCGACTTCCCGGTGAGCGAGCAGGCCGCCCGCGAGGTTCTCAGCCTGCCCATGCACCCGTATCTTTCGGAAAAGGATCAGGACACGATCGCCCATGCGGTGAAGGCGGCGCTCTCCTAG
- a CDS encoding glycosyltransferase: MDRRESRQKPFISVCIFTHNSAGNLPQAIKSAFSSGRRDFEIVVVDDGSTDDTEGVLRRLRLPNLRYVRTEHSGRPAARNRCIAEARGEYISWMGADDMYAPGILEHYAETAAAHPDVDVLYGNLVMADKRMRPVRELEYEDWRGRNQELLAAMVFRNSVPDGGSLIKKSMYDRFGGYDPDFPRAQDYEWFARIAGRAAFMHVGRNTAIWRILDAQLRYPGPKSNLGAKVVKRLLEQQPLEKMVPQAGWGRIPDNEAEAVARLLLAERFLYLKSPPDALEQVRKAVSLKPGEEILAAAGQLMQAIAQADAPPASEKATAAACPSG, translated from the coding sequence ATGGATCGGAGAGAGTCCCGGCAGAAGCCGTTCATTTCCGTTTGCATATTCACGCACAACAGCGCCGGAAATCTGCCGCAGGCCATCAAAAGCGCGTTCTCGTCCGGCAGGCGCGATTTCGAGATAGTGGTTGTGGACGACGGCTCTACGGACGACACTGAAGGCGTGCTCCGCAGGCTCCGGCTGCCAAACCTTCGCTACGTCAGGACAGAGCATTCCGGCAGGCCGGCGGCGCGCAACCGGTGCATTGCCGAGGCGCGAGGCGAGTACATCTCCTGGATGGGGGCGGACGACATGTACGCTCCCGGCATTCTGGAGCACTACGCCGAGACCGCGGCCGCGCACCCGGACGTGGACGTGCTGTACGGCAATCTTGTCATGGCCGACAAGCGCATGCGGCCGGTACGGGAACTGGAGTACGAGGACTGGCGAGGCCGCAATCAGGAGCTCCTTGCCGCCATGGTGTTTCGCAACAGTGTTCCTGACGGCGGGTCCCTGATCAAAAAGAGCATGTACGATCGCTTCGGCGGCTACGATCCGGACTTCCCCAGGGCGCAGGACTACGAGTGGTTCGCCCGCATCGCCGGCCGGGCCGCGTTCATGCACGTGGGCAGGAACACCGCCATATGGCGCATTCTCGACGCGCAGCTCAGATACCCCGGGCCCAAATCGAACCTTGGCGCAAAGGTGGTCAAGCGCCTGCTGGAACAACAGCCGCTGGAAAAGATGGTGCCGCAGGCGGGATGGGGTCGGATTCCGGACAATGAAGCGGAGGCCGTGGCCCGTCTGCTCCTGGCGGAACGGTTTCTCTACCTGAAGTCCCCGCCGGATGCGCTCGAACAGGTCAGGAAGGCGGTCTCCCTCAAGCCCGGGGAGGAAATCCTCGCCGCCGCCGGACAGCTCATGCAGGCCATTGCCCAGGCCGATGCCCCGCCGGCTTCAGAGAAAGCGACCGCGGCGGCCTGTCCCTCCGGCTGA
- a CDS encoding glycosyltransferase family 2 protein has product MPHASVIYFIPRGTRLNPRRLAALLGEISRHAENPDVELLVANQNVMDARIIDYMNELAAEHPGLHVPVTQPGLEGGAVLAMAVDAARSERIIFIDGRAYLKPGAVQLLLQEAARSPGDAVGYALPGQGMRDHAADHSGSGALDRLFRLMRRPAHPVCAVWGKELHAHLGGFDTTLQFHAMSDFLLRAAMRSRLHRLGQALEKATTLTDASIRAAGQDSTVVLQQLLDEESRIVNRAMRDFIAGKAGGPDFSTPVLAREFTTRAGSTAAMIRALQKGQECGAEDLAHAFFVHGLLGMRLGQIDNSRDILETAHLIIREQPDLTRLYKLLLLEHRIESAPSPEDVARVEGGRSGPKVTVATPLFNQGRYLDEAVRSVVAQTYPDWEMVIVNDGSTDDSYEQARAILAAIDDPRIKLVSQENSGLGATRNRAIRESDGSYVVCLDADDMIAPDYFAIALDMLHKAPRAGWVNVKTLVFGGSHHVAWDEDFDFARCIVASASACTSMIRREALEEVGLFREDLTAREDWEVWLSLLDHGWTYVTTRHPLFFYRHAVKRPGMMPMSNVPSKEEVISLHPWWFRIDLDEDTRLKAFLEYTTVRFSPWFLNVANIERVLPVLHDREAFLREMACIKSEYPPVTRPKRWQNAPDDCYITTRKKKYGII; this is encoded by the coding sequence ATGCCACACGCTAGTGTCATCTACTTCATCCCACGGGGAACCCGGTTGAACCCCAGACGTCTGGCCGCACTTCTCGGCGAAATCTCCAGACATGCGGAAAATCCGGACGTCGAGTTGCTTGTTGCCAACCAGAACGTCATGGATGCCCGGATCATCGACTACATGAACGAATTGGCCGCCGAACACCCCGGCCTGCATGTTCCGGTAACGCAGCCCGGCCTGGAGGGCGGCGCGGTGCTGGCCATGGCCGTGGACGCAGCCCGCTCGGAACGGATCATCTTCATCGACGGTCGCGCGTATCTCAAGCCCGGCGCCGTGCAGCTGCTCCTGCAGGAAGCAGCTCGATCCCCCGGGGATGCCGTGGGGTATGCTCTCCCAGGCCAGGGAATGCGCGACCATGCAGCGGACCACAGCGGTTCGGGCGCGCTCGATCGCCTGTTCAGACTCATGCGCCGCCCTGCGCACCCTGTCTGCGCCGTATGGGGCAAAGAGCTGCACGCACACCTCGGCGGGTTCGATACGACTTTGCAGTTTCATGCCATGTCAGATTTCCTGCTGCGCGCCGCCATGAGGTCGCGATTGCACCGTCTGGGCCAGGCGCTGGAGAAGGCGACGACTTTGACAGATGCCTCCATTCGTGCAGCCGGCCAGGACAGCACGGTTGTCCTCCAGCAGCTGTTGGACGAGGAAAGCCGAATCGTGAACCGGGCCATGCGAGACTTCATCGCCGGCAAGGCCGGCGGTCCCGATTTTTCGACGCCCGTGCTGGCACGCGAATTCACCACGCGGGCCGGATCGACAGCGGCCATGATCCGAGCCTTGCAAAAAGGCCAGGAGTGCGGCGCCGAAGATCTGGCGCACGCGTTCTTCGTCCACGGCCTGCTTGGCATGCGCCTGGGCCAGATCGACAATTCCCGCGACATCCTGGAGACAGCGCACCTCATCATCCGCGAGCAGCCGGACCTGACCCGGCTGTACAAGCTGCTGCTTCTGGAGCACCGCATTGAATCCGCGCCTTCGCCCGAAGATGTGGCGCGTGTGGAGGGCGGCCGGTCCGGCCCGAAGGTCACCGTGGCCACGCCGCTCTTCAACCAGGGCCGGTACCTCGATGAAGCCGTCCGGTCCGTTGTCGCCCAGACCTACCCCGACTGGGAGATGGTCATCGTGAACGACGGCTCCACGGACGATTCGTACGAGCAGGCCAGGGCCATCCTCGCCGCTATCGACGATCCGCGCATAAAGCTGGTGAGCCAGGAGAACAGCGGTCTGGGCGCCACGCGCAACCGGGCCATCCGGGAGAGCGACGGTTCGTACGTCGTCTGCCTGGACGCCGACGACATGATCGCGCCAGATTACTTCGCCATTGCCCTGGACATGCTGCACAAGGCCCCGCGCGCCGGATGGGTCAACGTCAAGACGCTCGTCTTCGGCGGGTCCCACCACGTGGCCTGGGACGAAGACTTCGACTTCGCCCGCTGCATCGTCGCGAGCGCTTCGGCCTGCACATCCATGATCAGGCGCGAAGCCCTGGAGGAAGTAGGTCTGTTCCGCGAGGACCTTACCGCCAGGGAAGACTGGGAGGTCTGGCTATCCCTGCTGGACCACGGCTGGACGTACGTCACCACCAGGCATCCGCTCTTTTTCTACCGCCACGCCGTCAAACGACCGGGCATGATGCCCATGTCCAATGTGCCGAGCAAAGAGGAAGTCATATCGCTGCATCCATGGTGGTTCCGCATAGACCTGGACGAGGACACGAGGCTCAAGGCGTTTCTGGAGTACACCACGGTCCGTTTTTCTCCGTGGTTTCTCAACGTGGCCAACATCGAGCGCGTCCTTCCTGTGCTGCACGACCGCGAGGCATTCCTCCGGGAAATGGCCTGCATCAAATCCGAGTACCCGCCCGTCACCAGGCCCAAACGCTGGCAGAACGCGCCGGACGACTGCTACATCACGACGCGCAAGAAAAAGTACGGAATCATCTGA